GAATAAAGGGAAAATGTGTCAATGTGACCTCGGTCCGCCATGCAGCAGCGCCGGCCCCGCACGCCTGCAGTCTCTACACCACATGCGTGGGGGGGCACCAGAGCTGCGCTGGATCGCAAACCGGAGTCATTCAACACTCATTGCTTTGGAGAAGTCACTTTGACCAGCACACCTTCCAGCTCCAGAGGTAACTACGCGATTTTCCTTTACATTCATTCTCCCACCCAGGCAGAGCAGATGCTAGATGTGGCTGAATCCCCTGGTTATTGTTACAATGTGGGATTCATTGTAATGACTGGAATTGGCAAATCAGCTTTGTAAATCGAAAGTGAATGCCCTTAGCACGGCAGTTGAGGGTTATTGATATGGCAGGAGCAGTCGTCtgtataactaaataaatacatactcgGTAGACGTTTGACATTTAATTAACCAATTTAATCATTGTAATCAGCCAATTACGCACCTGGCTCGTTTTAGAATTCGGATTCGCGGAGCTGTTTTCCctgcacaaacacaaataacGATGATTGtggttttaattgttattttaaatctgcATTAAAATTGTAAGAGCAAAGCCTCAGTGGTAGAGATTTATTTGTCTTTATATCCGCCCTTACTGCAGTATTATTAACTCTTTCAGGGACATATCTGCAGAGGCACAAAGCGGAATAACGTTTACTTCCTAGGCTACAGATGCCACTTTAATTCCGTGTAAGTAAAAGCGTTCAATGCATAGAAAAAGCGCCGGAAAATGAGATTGTGTCTCGATTTGTCGTTTAAATATAGTGTAATAAAACCCCCAGAAGTCAACAAAACTGAATAGAAACTTTGGAGAGATGCAGGGCTTTGTAAGCGGATTCATAGCTGCGGGGACGGGTTAATGGCGTATTCTGCCCATTTCAACAACCGGCTCCAGTAACATGGCGTTTCTTTTACCTTTCTGTACCTTTTCTGGCGTTTCTGACTTGGGGTCTTCAGCAATTTATAGCGTCTTTATACAAAGCTTAAAGGCTTTGCGTCCATCTTTACCCCAATGTCAAACGCAGGTGCGGGGTCACCCAGCCCGGCCTGCCTTGTGCGCACAGCGGCTCCCCTGGGTGTCCTAACGCACCGTGCTTTGCTTTGCCACAGGAGAAGATGGCAGAGGACATCAAGGAGAAGTTGAAAAATTACCGCACGGCCCCCTTTGACGCCCGATTCCCGAACCAAAACCAGACCAAGAACTGCTGGCAGAATTACCTCGGTAAGGACGCATAGCTCAGTAGTGCAGCAGCCGGGTCAGGACCACTGCTCTCCAAATGATGAGAGGAGTGTGACCTTGCATCTTACATGGACTGTGCTAAATAACCCTTGACACCTAAATAATAACAGCAGTGGAAGTCCCTCAAGTCCAGATAAGTACTGACTGTAATAGACAGCATTTGTATCCATGCACAGCTCAAGGCTGAGGACTGGAAGGAGGGGAGCTGGTAATAACAGCTTAAAATGAAACGCATGGTATGTACCAGCTCATGGAAAGCACTGGGGCAGAAGCGATTGTGCGCTCTCGCCCAGCTGCAGCCCTCCAGCTCTCAGCCCTCATCTTTCCTCACAGCCGTCTGCTGGTTTTGTTCACAGATTACCACCGCTGCCAGAAGGCACTGACAGCCAAAGGAGCCGACATCACCCCGTGTGACTGGTACAAAAGGGTGTACAAATCAATATGCCCGCTGTCTTGGGTAAGTGCTGATGACATTCTGACCCACATCCATTACCCACACGGCTGAGTTATTAATACATGTCCTGGGGC
This sequence is a window from Amia ocellicauda isolate fAmiCal2 chromosome 17, fAmiCal2.hap1, whole genome shotgun sequence. Protein-coding genes within it:
- the cox6b1 gene encoding cytochrome c oxidase subunit 6B1; the protein is MAEDIKEKLKNYRTAPFDARFPNQNQTKNCWQNYLDYHRCQKALTAKGADITPCDWYKRVYKSICPLSWVNKWDEQRDDGTFPGKI